The Miltoncostaea marina DNA window CACAGACGGCACGATGAGCCGCTTGGCAAGCGGGATCTCGCCGGGTCGGCGAGGCGGTGCGGGATCTCGCCGCACGTGCCGATCAGCACATGGCGCGGCGGTCGTCGAAAACTCGTCGCGCGGGAACCGCGGCGGGCCCCCGAGCGGGTATCACGGGGCCGTATGGCCACCGACGACGCCGGCATCGCCGCAGGCTGGGACCGCTCCGCGGCGGCGTACGACGACGTGCTCGACGCCAACCGGCGGGGCGCCGAGCGGCTGGTGGCCGCGCTGCCCGACGCGCCCTACCGGGAGGTCGTCGACGTGGGCTGCGGCACCGGCTTCGCATCGTGGGCGATGGCCCGGCGCGCGGGCGCGCGGCGCCTGACGGGGGTCGACGTGGCGCCGGCCATGGTGGAGCGCTACCTCGAGCGGCTCGGGGGGCTCCCCGGCGTGGCGGTCGACGCCGTGGTCGCCCCGGCCGACGCGATGCCGCTGCCGGCCGCCTCGGCCGACGCCGTGGTGAGCGCGATGGCGCTCCACTGGATGCCCGACCGCGCCGGCGCGGTCGCCGCGATGGCGCGCCTGCTGCGCCCGGGCGGCACGCTGGGCGTGCTGTGCTCCGGAGCCGGGGCCGACGGCGAGTACCGCGACCTGATCGCCGGGCTCGACCCGCCGGTGCCCGCCGAGCTGGTCGACGCCTACGCGCGCATGCAGGCCGCCGAGGGCGAGCTCGAGGACCACGCCCGGGCGGCCGGCCTGGAGCCGGTCGACGCCTGGACCGAGCGACGGCGGCGCCGGATGCCGCCCGAGCGCTTCCTCGCCCGCAAGCGCGCCACCGAGTCGGCGCTCATCGCCCACCTGCCCGAGGAGGAGCGCGAGGCCATGTGGCGGCGGATCGCCGCCGCCGTCCACGCCGCCGCCGAGCCCGGGGGCTTCGCCTTCACGTTCGTGAAGGCCTACGTCGTGGCCCGGGCGCCCGGCCCGGCCCCTCCGGGCGCCTAGACCCCCGGCGGGATGGCCGTGCTCATCGGCACCTCAGGGTGGCAGTACCGCCAGTGGCGCGGGCGCTTCTACCCGCCCGGCCTGCCGCAGCGCCTGTGGCTGGAGCACTACGCCGAGCGCTTCGCCACCGTGGAGGTCAACGCCACCTTCTACCGCCTGCCCGGCCCCGAGACGGCCGCCGCGTGGGCCCGCCGCGTCCCGGCCGGCTTCGTCTTCACGGTCAAGGCGAGCCGCTACCTCAGCCACATCCGGCGCCTGCGCGACCCCGCCCAGCCGGTCGCGCGGCTCATGGAGGTGGCCGGGCGCCTCGGCGACCGCCTCGGTCCCGTGCTCGTCCAGCTGCCGCCCGGCATGCGCCGCGACGCCGGCCTGCTCGACGCCGCGCTGGCCGAGTTCCCGCCCGGCGTCCGGGTCGCCTTCGAGCCCCGCGACGACTCATGGTCGCACGCGGAGACGTGGCGCGTCCTCGAGCGCCACGACGCCGCCCTCGCGATGGCCGACCGGCACTCGCGCCCCGTCACCGCGGTGCGCCGCACCGCCACCTGGGGCTACCTGCGGCTGCACGAGGGCCGCGCCGCGCCGCACCCCTGCTACGGCGTCGGCGCCCTCGACGGCTGGGCCCGCCGGCTCGCGGGCCTCTTCGGTCCCGACGACGACGTCTTCGTCTACTTCAACAACGACGGTGCCGGCTGCGCCCCCCGCGACGCCCGCCTGCTCGCCCCGCGCCTCGAGCGGCTCGGCCTGCCGCCCACCCGGGTCCCCGGCGCGCGGGAGACGCCCCTCGTCGGCGCCTGAGCCCCCGGCGACGGGACGTCGCGGGGCGACGGGATCGGCCGGAGGGGCGCCGCCACCGACGGGCGTGTGGCGGACCGCCACGGGGCTTCACGCCGGCGTCACCACCGGCGCCGCGGGCGTTGCGAGGCTCCAGTCGTGCCCGCGACGGCCGATGGGGTGTCATGACGAGCCTCCCCCCGCTCGCCCCGGCGTCAGGGGCGCCGGGCGCACGCGTCCGTGCCGCCGGGCGGGCCGGGCGCATCCGCTGGCGCCTGGGCGACGGGGCGGTCACGACCGTGCACGTGGCGCGTCACGCGCGGGCCGGGACGCGGCTGCGGGTGGCGCTGCTCGACGAGCCGGCGCCGCTGGCGGCGTGGTGCGCGGCGCGGGGCGTGCGCGAGGCGATGGTCGGCGGCTTCTTCGTCTCGGGGACGGCCCGGCCGCTCGGCGAGCTGTGGGTGGACGGCCGGCGGGTGCCGAGCGAGCCGTTCGCCGATCCGTGGCCGGCGCACCGCTCGTGCCTGGCGGTCGCGGGCGAGGCCGTGGCGATCGGCCGGCTGGGGGAGCTGCCGCCGGGCCCCGGCGACCTGCTGCAGGCCGGCCCCCGGCTGGTCGCCGACGGCCGGGCGGTGGCGCGGGACGGCCACGACCACGAGGGGTTCTCGGCCGGCGCGGCGCAGTTCGACTCGGACATCACCGACGGGCGCCACCCGCGGGCGGCGCTCGGGGTGACGGCGGACGAGCTGATCGCGGTCGTCTGCGACGGCCGCCACCCGCACGACGCCGGCCTGACGCTGGGCGAGCTGGCGGCCCTGATGGCGGCGCTCGGCGCCCGGGAGGCGATCAACCTCGACGGCGGCGGATCGGCGGCGCTGGTGGCGGGCGGGCGGCTGCGCAACACGCCGCGCGGCGGCTGGCTGGCGGAGATCCCCGGCGGCCGGCCGATCGTGACCGCGCTGGTCTTCGCGCCGGCCGGGGCTCAGACGGGCCCGGCCACCTCGTCGTAGATCGCCGCGACCCGCGGGGCGATCGCCGGCCAGGTGTAGCGGGCGGCCACCAGCCGCCGGCCGTTGGCCCCGCGCAGCGCGCGCTCGGCCGGGTCGCCCGCGGCGGCGACGAGCGCGGCGGCGAGCGCCTCCTCGTCGTCGGGCGCCACCAGCCACCCGGCCCGCGCGGGCGCGTCGGCCCGGCCCTCGATGAAGGTGGGCGGCCCCTCGGCGTCGCACGCGATCGGCGGCACGCCCATCGCCATCGCCTCCAGGTAGACCTGGCCGAACTTCTCGGCGACCGAGGGCACGGCGAGCACGTCCGCGCAGGCGAGGGCGCGGGCCAGCTCGTGGTGGCCGCGCCAGCCGGTGAAGAACACCTCGTGGCCGGCCGGCGAGGCGGCGGCCGCGTGGGCGGGGTGCTCGCCCTCCCACTCCCCCGGCGAGCCGCCCCACAGCACCAGCGGCAGCGGCCGGCCCAGGCACGCCCGCGCGCGGGCGTGCGCGCGCACGAGCAGGGGCGCGCGCTTGACCGCCGTGAAGCGGCCCACGAACAGCACCACGACCGCGTCGGGGTCGAGCAGCGGCGCGAGCCGGGCCTCGTCGTAGCGCACGGCGCCGGGCCGCCGGTCCTCGGGCGTCCACCCCCGCGGGTCATCGGCGAGCCACCGGCGCCAGACGGCGGCCCGCTCCCCCGGGGCGGCCCGGGCGCCGTCGAAGATCGCGGGGTCGACCCCGTTGGGCACCATGCCGACCGAGCCGGGCGCCATGCCGAGCAGCTCCTCGGCCAGCCGCACGGCCGCGGTCGACGACGCGACCACGCGCGACGAGCGCGCCGCCCAGCGCCGCATGCGCTCCGCCCAGGCCGGCCCGTGCGCCCACGGCGCGCCGGCCTCGATGCGCTGCAGCATGGCCAGCTCGGTGCCGTGCAGGTGGGTCACGACCGGCAGCCCCGGGGCGAGGCGGACGAGCGCCTCGTGCGCGGGCGTCAGGTGGTGCAGGTGCGCGACCTCGACGCCGTCGAGCACGCCCGGCGCGCCGAGGATGCCGCGCCAGGCGGCCACGTGGTGGCCGTACGCGGCGTCGTCGAGCGACGCGAAGACCCGGTCGGGGGCGCCCGGGCGCTCCTCGTAGGACGGGTGCATGGGCGGGCTCGCCATCACCGGATCGGGCGCCCGGACCGCGTCGTCGTACGGCACGGCCACCAGCTCGACGTCCTCGCCGAAGAAGCCCGCCGCGTGGGTCGGCTCGCCGGGCGCGCCGAGCGAGCCCGCCACGACGCGCGCGCGCCAGCCGTCGTCCCCGCGCGGCAGGTGGCGCGCGAGGTAGCGCACGACTTGCGCCGAGCCCCCGCGCGGGAAGAAGACGAGCACGTGCAGGGCGGTCCGGGCGGGCATCGGGCCGGGACGCTACCGCGCCGGCGGCGTTTCGCGGCGGTCGGGCGGGGGCACGCCCCGGGTGCCCCGGCACCGACGGAGGAGGAGCGATGACCCAGAACCCGAAGCGGCCGGCCGACGAGGGCCCGCCGGACGAGCCCGGCACGGAGCCCGTGGAGCCCGGCGAGGTGCGCGAGGACGCCCCGCCGGACGTGCGCGAGGCCGAGCGCGAGGAGTAGCCGCGGGCGGGGCGGCCGCCGGCCCGGCAGGATGCGCGGCCGATGGCCGCCGCCCCCCGCAACCTCCTGAGCCTGCAGTCCGTCGGCATCGGCTACGCCGGCCGGACGATCCTCGACGACGTCTCGCTCGGCCTGTCGGCCGGCGAGCGCGTCGGCGTGGTGGGGCGCAACGGCGACGGCAAGTCGACGCTCCTGCGGCTGATCGCGGGGGCGGAGGAGCCGGACGCCGGCGTGGTGACGCGCGCCGGGGGACTCGACGTGGCCCTCCTCGCCCAGGCCGACGACCTCGACGGCGCGCGCACGGTGCGCGAGGAGCTCGTGGGCGGCCGCGCGGACCACGAGTGGGCGGGCGACCCGGCCTTCCGGGCGGTGCTCGACGGGCTGCTCGGCGGCGTGGCCCTCGCGCGCTTCCCCGCCGGGCTCGACACGCGGGTGGGCGCGCTGTCGGGCGGCGAGCGGCGCCGCGTGGCGCTGGCGCGCCTGCTGCTCGACGGCCCCGAGCTGCTGCTGCTGGACGAGCCCACCAACCACCTCGACGTGGAGGGGGTTGACTGGCTCGCGCGCCACCTCGCCGCGCGGCGCGGCTCGCTCGTGGTGGTGACCCACGACCGGTGGTTCCTGGACGCGGTCTGCACCGCCACCTGGGAGGTCGCCGACGGCGCCGTGCACCGCTACGAGGGCGGGTACGCGGCCTGGGTGCTCGCCCGCGCCGAGCGCGAGCGGCTGGAGGCCGCGCGCGAGGAGCGCCGCCGCAACCTGCTGCGCAAGGAGCTCGCCTGGCTGCGCCGCGGGCCGCCCGCGCGCACGTCGAAGCCGCGCTTCCGCATCGAGGCCGCCAACGCGCTGATCGGCGACGAGCCGGAGCCGCGCGACCGCGCGGAGCTGCTGCGCTTCGCCACGGCGCGGCTCGGACGCAACGTGCTCGACGTCGAGGGCGTCTCGCTGAGCCGGGGCGGCCGCCGCCTGCTGGACGACGTGACCTGGCGCCTGGGGCCGGGAGAGCGGGTGGCGCTGGTCGGCGTCAACGGCTCCGGCAAGACGACGCTGGTGCGACTGCTGGCCGGCGAGCTGGAGCCCGATCGCGGCGAGGTGCGCCGCGGGGTGACGGTGCGCCTGGCCCACCTCTCCCAGGACACCGCCGAGCTGCCCGCCGGCCTGAGCGTGCTGGAGGCGGTGGAGCGGGTGCGGCTGCGCGCCCGCCTCGGCGACGGGCGCGAGCTGACCGCCGCGGGGATGTGCGAGCGCTTCGGCTTCCGCGGCGCCCGCGCCCGCACGCCGGTCGACGACCTCTCGGGCGGCGAGCGGCGGCGCGTGCAGCTGATGCGCCTGATGATGGACGAGCCCAACGTGCTGCTGCTCGACGAGCCGACCAACGACCTCGACATCGAGACGCTGACCGCGCTGGAGGACCTGCTCGACTCGTGGCCGGGCACCCTCGTCGTCGTGAGCCACGACCGCTGGTTCGTGGAGCGGGTCTGCGACGACGTCCACGCGCTGATGGGCGACGGCCGGCTGCGCCACCTGCCCGGCGGGGTCGACCAGTACATGGCGCTCCGGCGCGCGGCGGCCGAGGGGCCGGCCCCCGCCGCGCCCCCCGCCGCGGCCCCGACCGCGCCGCCGGGGGCGGTGCTGCGGGCGGCGCGCAAGGAGGCCGCCCGCCTCGAGCGGGAGCTCGACCGGCTCGGCCAGCGGGAGCGGGAGCTGCACGAGCGGATGGCCGCCGGCGCGACCGACCACGTGCTGCTGCGCGAGCTGACCGCCGAGCTCGGCGCGCTCGCGGGCCGCCGGGAGGAGCTCGAGGCGGCCTGGCTCGACGCCTCGGAGCGGGCCGGGGCGTGAGCGTCACCCGGGGCGACCGCCGGCGGCGGGCGCCCCGGGCACGGTGCTACTGCAGGCTCACCACGTAGGCGACCACGTTGTCCAGGTCGTCGCCCTGCGCGAGACCGGGCGGCATGGCGCCCTTGCCGTTCTTCACGGTGGCCTCGACCACGTCGGCCGTCAGGCCCTGGCCGGCCAGCTGCGGCCCGACGCCGCCGGCGTCCTTGCCGTTGTTCATGTGGCAGCCGGTGCAGGTGGCGGCGAAGAACTGCTGCCCCGCGGCCGCGTCACCCTCGACCTCGCCCTCGTCCTCGGTGTTCGCGCGCGTGGTCGCGCCGCCCGTGGCCGGGTTCGTCTGCTCGCCCCCGGTGGTGGCCTCGGTCGTGGCGGGAGCCGTCGCCTCGGTCGTGGCCTCGGTGGTGGTGCCCGCCGCCCCCTCATCATCGTCGTCGCCGCAACCGGCGAGGAACGCGAGGCTCAGCGCGGCGAGCAGCGCCGCCAGGAGCATCACCGCGGTACGTCCTGTCCTCATGCAGTCCTCCGATCGATGTCTGCCTGCCGGGGGGAGCATGTCATCCCGAGGCGGCCGTCTTCTCGCCGTTTGTCGTGAACAGCCCGAACGCGCCCTTCGCGTGATCGTGGAAGTCGTGCGACACGAACGGGTAGCTACCCTCTTCCTCCACGGTGAACTCCACCACAGCGCCCTGGCTGGGCGCCAGGTTGAGCGTCTGGGAGCCCCGGGTGAGGTTCTCCCGGTAGATGCCCTCGACGAACACCCGGTCGAAGAGCGCGCCGATCACGTGGAACGCCGACCAGCGGCTCGGCCCCGCGTTCTGCACGAACACCCGCACGCGCTCGCCCTTCTCGATGCGCAGGGCGTTCTCGCCGGTGTACTGGTTGGCGTAGCCGTTGAAGACGACGAACTCCGGGTCACCCTTCTGCAGGCGGGCGTAGTCGGAGATCTCGCCGTTGCGGCCCGGGTAGAGGTCGGTCTGGCAGATCGCGAACTCGCGGGCCGGCGGGAGCAGCGACTCGTCCTTCGGGTCGACGATGATCATGCCGTGCTGCCCCTGGCCCACATGCAGCAGCACGGGCGGCACGCCGCAGTGGTACATGAACACGCCCGGCACCTTCGCGATCCAGGAGAAGCTCGCCTCCTCCCCCGGGTCGACGGCCCCGTAGTGGCGCGACCACGAGATCTTCGCCGCGTGGAAGTCCATCGAGTGCTGCAGCGAACCGGTGTTGCGCAGCGTGAAGTCGATCCGGTCGCCCTCGGTCACCCGCAGCACGGGCGAGGGGACGCGGCCGGGCCGGCCGGGGATGTTGAAGCCCCAGGCCAGCATCGTGCGGTCGGGGGCGATCTCGCGCAGGTGCTCGTCGACCTCGAACACGATCTCGTGGCGCCGCGTGGTGGAGCGCGGCGGCGCCTCCGCCGGGAACGTGGTGTGCGGCTCGCGCGGCGCCACGGGCGGGCCAGGGTCGAACGACGCCTCCTGGGGGACGGAATGATCGCGTGCGACCGAGGTGCCCGCGGCCGCCGCCGCGTCGCCGTCGTCGCCGCCGCAGGCGGCCAGGCCGAGCGCGGCCAGCGGCCCCCCGACCGCGAGCCCGCCGATCACCTGCCGCCGCGTGAGCCCCTCGCGCATCTCGCATCCCCCTTCGGTGGTAGGCCCGGGCACTCGTGTGCGCACTTCGGAGAAAATTTCCGCATCGTGGCGTTTCCAACCGCGATCGCCCGCGGGGAGCGCCCCGCTCCGACGCCCGCCTCGGGCCCTGGCCGCCACGTCGCTCAGGCCGACCACCCGGCGCGGCCGCCGCCCGCCGGCGAGCTCGAGCCCCGGCCGGCGGCCCGCGAGCCCGTCGCCCGCGCCGAGACCTGAGCGTCGAGCAGCTCGTAGAGGCGCGGATCGCCCCAGTAGTCGCTGTGCGCGCCGCGGGCCAGGCGCACGTCCCGCGGGCGGTCTCCAGCGGCGGCGCCGTCCGACTCCGTCCAGCCCCCGAGCGCGACCTCGGCGGTGATCGTGCGCCCGATGTAGTCGCCCGGCGTCGCCAGGTTCCACCACTCGGCCACCCCGCGCACGTGGCGCCGCCAGGCGCCGTCGCGGCCGAGCTCGCCCACCCAGGCGAACTGCCGCGGCAGGCGCCGCCCGTAGAGCTGGCGCAACGGCGAGCCGAACGTGATCAGGCGGACGTCGTCCGGCAGCGCCGGCTGGTCGTCGTTGAGCAGCGTCGTCGTCAGGACGGTCCCCTGGCTGTGGGCGACGAACACGATCCGGTCGTAGCCGCCGGACGGGCCGAGGCCGCCCTCGTCCAGGTGGCGCAGCAGGGCGCGGTAGCGGCGCAGGATCTGCTCGCGCGGCAGCGGGCGCG harbors:
- a CDS encoding class I SAM-dependent methyltransferase, which encodes MATDDAGIAAGWDRSAAAYDDVLDANRRGAERLVAALPDAPYREVVDVGCGTGFASWAMARRAGARRLTGVDVAPAMVERYLERLGGLPGVAVDAVVAPADAMPLPAASADAVVSAMALHWMPDRAGAVAAMARLLRPGGTLGVLCSGAGADGEYRDLIAGLDPPVPAELVDAYARMQAAEGELEDHARAAGLEPVDAWTERRRRRMPPERFLARKRATESALIAHLPEEEREAMWRRIAAAVHAAAEPGGFAFTFVKAYVVARAPGPAPPGA
- a CDS encoding DUF72 domain-containing protein yields the protein MAVLIGTSGWQYRQWRGRFYPPGLPQRLWLEHYAERFATVEVNATFYRLPGPETAAAWARRVPAGFVFTVKASRYLSHIRRLRDPAQPVARLMEVAGRLGDRLGPVLVQLPPGMRRDAGLLDAALAEFPPGVRVAFEPRDDSWSHAETWRVLERHDAALAMADRHSRPVTAVRRTATWGYLRLHEGRAAPHPCYGVGALDGWARRLAGLFGPDDDVFVYFNNDGAGCAPRDARLLAPRLERLGLPPTRVPGARETPLVGA
- a CDS encoding phosphodiester glycosidase family protein gives rise to the protein MTSLPPLAPASGAPGARVRAAGRAGRIRWRLGDGAVTTVHVARHARAGTRLRVALLDEPAPLAAWCAARGVREAMVGGFFVSGTARPLGELWVDGRRVPSEPFADPWPAHRSCLAVAGEAVAIGRLGELPPGPGDLLQAGPRLVADGRAVARDGHDHEGFSAGAAQFDSDITDGRHPRAALGVTADELIAVVCDGRHPHDAGLTLGELAALMAALGAREAINLDGGGSAALVAGGRLRNTPRGGWLAEIPGGRPIVTALVFAPAGAQTGPATSS
- a CDS encoding glycosyltransferase family 4 protein, giving the protein MPARTALHVLVFFPRGGSAQVVRYLARHLPRGDDGWRARVVAGSLGAPGEPTHAAGFFGEDVELVAVPYDDAVRAPDPVMASPPMHPSYEERPGAPDRVFASLDDAAYGHHVAAWRGILGAPGVLDGVEVAHLHHLTPAHEALVRLAPGLPVVTHLHGTELAMLQRIEAGAPWAHGPAWAERMRRWAARSSRVVASSTAAVRLAEELLGMAPGSVGMVPNGVDPAIFDGARAAPGERAAVWRRWLADDPRGWTPEDRRPGAVRYDEARLAPLLDPDAVVVLFVGRFTAVKRAPLLVRAHARARACLGRPLPLVLWGGSPGEWEGEHPAHAAAASPAGHEVFFTGWRGHHELARALACADVLAVPSVAEKFGQVYLEAMAMGVPPIACDAEGPPTFIEGRADAPARAGWLVAPDDEEALAAALVAAAGDPAERALRGANGRRLVAARYTWPAIAPRVAAIYDEVAGPV
- a CDS encoding ABC-F family ATP-binding cassette domain-containing protein, which gives rise to MAAAPRNLLSLQSVGIGYAGRTILDDVSLGLSAGERVGVVGRNGDGKSTLLRLIAGAEEPDAGVVTRAGGLDVALLAQADDLDGARTVREELVGGRADHEWAGDPAFRAVLDGLLGGVALARFPAGLDTRVGALSGGERRRVALARLLLDGPELLLLDEPTNHLDVEGVDWLARHLAARRGSLVVVTHDRWFLDAVCTATWEVADGAVHRYEGGYAAWVLARAERERLEAAREERRRNLLRKELAWLRRGPPARTSKPRFRIEAANALIGDEPEPRDRAELLRFATARLGRNVLDVEGVSLSRGGRRLLDDVTWRLGPGERVALVGVNGSGKTTLVRLLAGELEPDRGEVRRGVTVRLAHLSQDTAELPAGLSVLEAVERVRLRARLGDGRELTAAGMCERFGFRGARARTPVDDLSGGERRRVQLMRLMMDEPNVLLLDEPTNDLDIETLTALEDLLDSWPGTLVVVSHDRWFVERVCDDVHALMGDGRLRHLPGGVDQYMALRRAAAEGPAPAAPPAAAPTAPPGAVLRAARKEAARLERELDRLGQRERELHERMAAGATDHVLLRELTAELGALAGRREELEAAWLDASERAGA
- a CDS encoding c-type cytochrome, translated to MRTGRTAVMLLAALLAALSLAFLAGCGDDDDEGAAGTTTEATTEATAPATTEATTGGEQTNPATGGATTRANTEDEGEVEGDAAAGQQFFAATCTGCHMNNGKDAGGVGPQLAGQGLTADVVEATVKNGKGAMPPGLAQGDDLDNVVAYVVSLQ
- a CDS encoding multicopper oxidase domain-containing protein — its product is MREGLTRRQVIGGLAVGGPLAALGLAACGGDDGDAAAAAGTSVARDHSVPQEASFDPGPPVAPREPHTTFPAEAPPRSTTRRHEIVFEVDEHLREIAPDRTMLAWGFNIPGRPGRVPSPVLRVTEGDRIDFTLRNTGSLQHSMDFHAAKISWSRHYGAVDPGEEASFSWIAKVPGVFMYHCGVPPVLLHVGQGQHGMIIVDPKDESLLPPAREFAICQTDLYPGRNGEISDYARLQKGDPEFVVFNGYANQYTGENALRIEKGERVRVFVQNAGPSRWSAFHVIGALFDRVFVEGIYRENLTRGSQTLNLAPSQGAVVEFTVEEEGSYPFVSHDFHDHAKGAFGLFTTNGEKTAASG